A segment of the Helicobacter sp. 'house sparrow 1' genome:
TGTCAATCTTGGCATCTTAAACTTGTTCCCTATTCCAGCGTTGGATGGAGGACAAATAATTTTTAATCTTTATGAAATGATTACAAGAAAAAAGATTGGTGAAAAGATGAAGTATTATCTTACCTTGACAGGATGGCTTATTTTGCTTTCACTCATGTTTTTGGGACTAAGAAATGATATTATGAGGTTAATAAACCCTTGAAACCCCTTAGTGTTAGTATTTTAAATGCACAAATACAATCTTTGATTGAGAGTACTTTTGTTGAAGTATTGGTAGAAGGAGAGGTGAGTAATCTCACTAAACATAGTAGTGGGCATTACTATTTTAGTATTAAAGATGAGAATTCTTCTATCCGCTGTGTAATGTTTAGAGGCAATGTCTCTAAATTGAAATTTGATTTACAAAATAATCAAAAAATTTTGCTTAAAGGGGCCGTTAGCGTTTATGTCCCTAGAGGGGAATATCAGGTTGTTTGTTCTAGTATTGAGCCAAGTGGGTATGGAGATCTTCATTTTGCATTTGAACAACTAAAACAAAAGCTTCAAGAAAGAGGATTTTTTGATTCTCGATTTAAAAAACAATTACCAAAATTTCCAAAAAAAATTGCATTGATTACTTCAAAAACAGGTGCTGCATTGCAGGATATGCTCCATGTTGCACAAAGTAGATGGAATCTAGTAAAACTTGTCAATATTAATACTTTAGTACAAGGGGATGGAGCAAAAGAAAGCATTGTTCAAAGTATTAAAATAGCTGATAGTTTTTTTGGGACTAGCGAAGCATTTGATGTTATCGTTCTTGCAAGAGGAGGGGGTAGTTTAGAGGATTTGTGGGCCTTTAATGAAGAAGTGGTTGCACAAGCTATTTTTGATGCAAATACTCCTATTGTTTCTGCCATAGGACATGAAATTGATTATGTGATTAGTGATTTTGTTGCAGATTTGAGAGTACCCACTCCATCTGCAGCAATGGAAAAAGTTTTACCAGATAAAAACACATGGTTCTTAAACCTTGATTCAATACACAATGATCTTTTATCTCAAGTGCAGAAATTTTTTGTTCCTTTCCAAAAACAACTTCAAGATTATCTCTTTTTTCTCAATCAATATAAATTTGAAAATAAGTTTCAAAATAATAAAAAAGTGCTTGAGGAATTGCATAAAATGATTTCTTTAAAGATGGAAAATATTTTAGTAAAAAAGAATACTCAATTGCTACAGGACTATTTAGATAATGCTATCAAATCTTTTTTATTTAAAAAAGATTTGATTTATAAGGAAGCTAAAGCAAAGCTTGAGGGTAAAAATCTTGATAACTTATGTCGTAATGGGTATGCACAGATTATCTATCAGGATAAAGTAGTGCCCTTAAATAAACTAAAGCAAAATGATCTGATTGAAATTGTTAGCACAGATACGCAAGTGGATGCAATTGTACAAAGAGTAAAAACAAACTCTTAATCAAATCCTTTAATACCAAGTTGGGATTATTGTGCAGTCAAACTTATTGCTTCACCAAACCTTTAGGTCTGTTTTTGTTGTTTCATAAAGTGTTTTGGAGCTACCATCAATAGTGTATTTGACAGCAAATCCGTATTTTACCTTAGCATTTCCATTTCTTGATAAAGACACACTTTTATAAGCTTCTCTTGTGATTGGCAAACTTCCAATCCCAGAACTAGATCGTGGGGCTAAAGATTTATTGACCTCAATTTCAGAAATGAGATTTCCATTTACATAAAGTGCTACTGTTGTAATTGTAATAAAGGTATTTGTAGAATTACTTATACTGACTCCAACAGCTCCTTGACTTAGAGAAAAGGCACTGCTAGCAAGAGTTATTTGCTTGTTCTGAACTCTCATTG
Coding sequences within it:
- the xseA gene encoding exodeoxyribonuclease VII large subunit; translated protein: MKPLSVSILNAQIQSLIESTFVEVLVEGEVSNLTKHSSGHYYFSIKDENSSIRCVMFRGNVSKLKFDLQNNQKILLKGAVSVYVPRGEYQVVCSSIEPSGYGDLHFAFEQLKQKLQERGFFDSRFKKQLPKFPKKIALITSKTGAALQDMLHVAQSRWNLVKLVNINTLVQGDGAKESIVQSIKIADSFFGTSEAFDVIVLARGGGSLEDLWAFNEEVVAQAIFDANTPIVSAIGHEIDYVISDFVADLRVPTPSAAMEKVLPDKNTWFLNLDSIHNDLLSQVQKFFVPFQKQLQDYLFFLNQYKFENKFQNNKKVLEELHKMISLKMENILVKKNTQLLQDYLDNAIKSFLFKKDLIYKEAKAKLEGKNLDNLCRNGYAQIIYQDKVVPLNKLKQNDLIEIVSTDTQVDAIVQRVKTNS